A region from the Salvia splendens isolate huo1 chromosome 15, SspV2, whole genome shotgun sequence genome encodes:
- the LOC121769482 gene encoding mitochondrial import inner membrane translocase subunit TIM23-1-like, whose translation MAYTPQSPNRSHSDDETTSNRRLYNPYKDLNLPSQTLYHLPTQPEFLFQEESIAQRRSWGENITYYTGIGYLAGATGGAAQGLATAVKAIEPTDTTKLKINRILNGSGHRGRQIGNRCGVIGLMYAGLESGMVAWRDTDDVINSVVAGLATGALYKAASGPRAAALAGALGGVVVGAAVAGKPYLKRYIPL comes from the coding sequence ATGGCGTACACACCTCAATCCCCCAATCGCAGCCACAGTGACGACGAAACCACCTCAAATCGCCGACTCTACAACCCCTACAAGGATCTCAACCTCCCCTCCCAAACCCTATACCACCTCCCCACGCAGCCGGAGTTCCTCTTCCAGGAAGAATCAATCGCGCAGCGCCGCTCCTGGGGGGAGAACATCACCTACTACACCGGAATCGGCTACCTCGCCGGCGCCACGGGCGGCGCCGCCCAGGGCCTCGCCACCGCGGTCAAGGCGATCGAGCCGACGGACACCACGAAGCTCAAAATCAACCGAATCCTCAACGGCTCGGGGCACAGGGGGCGCCAGATCGGGAACCGCTGCGGCGTGATCGGGCTGATGTACGCCGGGCTCGAGAGCGGCATGGTCGCGTGGAGGGATACGGACGACGTGATCAACAGCGTCGTGGCGGGGCTGGCCACCGGAGCGCTGTACAAGGCGGCGTCGGGGCCGAGGGCGGCGGCGCTGGCGGGAGCGCTTGGAGGCGTGGTGGtgggagctgctgtggctggaaaACCCTACTTGAAACGATATATCCCGCTGTGA